A genomic window from Salvelinus namaycush isolate Seneca chromosome 5, SaNama_1.0, whole genome shotgun sequence includes:
- the rxrbb gene encoding LOW QUALITY PROTEIN: retinoic acid receptor RXR-beta-B (The sequence of the model RefSeq protein was modified relative to this genomic sequence to represent the inferred CDS: inserted 1 base in 1 codon), whose amino-acid sequence SSLLFRPVYLSHPFGLFSLLCSSPVFSPLFLLCVSGWNELLIASFSHRSIAVKDGVLLANELHXDNAHSAGVAAIFDRESVQSAEVGAIFDRVLTELVSKMRDMQMDKTELGCLRAIVLFNPDAKGLSNTGEVELLREKVYASLEAYCKQKYPEQQGRFAKLLLRLPALRSIGLKCLEHLFFFKLIGDTPIDTFLMEMLEAPHQLA is encoded by the exons TCCTCTCTGCTCTTCCGTCCTGTGTATCTGTCCCATCCCTTCggtctcttctccctcctctgctcctctcctgtcttctcccctctttttctcctgtgtgtgtcagggtggaATGAACTTCTGATCGCCTCCTTCTCCCACCGCTCCATCGCTGTGAAGGACGGGGTCCTGCTAGCCAATGAGCTAC CGGACAACGCACACAGTGCAGGGGTGGCGGCCATCTTTGACAG GGAGAGTGTGCAGAGTGCTGAGGTGGGAGCCATATTTGACCG GGTTCTCACTGAGCTGGTCAGTAAGATGAGAGACATGCAGATGGACAAGACAGAGCTGGGCTGCCTCCGAGCCATCGTCCTCTTCAACCCAG ACGCTAAAGGTCTGTCCAACACCGGAGAGGTGGAGCTCCTGAGAGAGAAGGTCTATGCGTCACTGGAAGCCTACTGCAAGCAGAAATACCCAGAGCAGCAGGGAAG GTTCGCTAAGCTCCTCCTCAGGCTGCCAGCACTGCGTTCTATTGGCTTGAAGTGTTTGGAGCACCTGTTCTTCTTCAAGCTGATTGGTGACACCCCTATCGACACGTTCCTCATGGAAATGCTTGAAGCACCTCATCAGTTGGCATAG